Part of the Rhodococcus sp. OK302 genome is shown below.
TCTTCATTGGCAAAACAATTGGGATCCGATTACTACATCGACAGCACCACCGACAACGTCGCACACGCACTGCAATCCCTGGGCGGCGCGAAGGTCATATTAGCGACGGTCACCAACGGCGAGGCGATGACCGCCACCTTCGACGGACTGGGAAGACGGGGCGAACTCGTCATCGTCGGAGCAACACCAGATTTGTTGCAGCTCAGCGGATTGCAGTTCATCAACAATACCAAGAAGATTTACGGTCATGCGTCCGGAACCGCACTCGACATCGAGGAAACTATGCGCTTTGCCGCCCAAACCGGGGTGCGGGCCTGGACCGAGGAGGCGCCGCTGGACGATGCCGGGACCGCCTTCGAGAAGATGCTCACCGGCAAGGCCCGCTTCCGCATGGTCTTGACCACCGGAAACTGAGGTCACGCAGCAATAATCGCCAGCCCGATGGTGCCGGTCTTGCCGCGGCGAAGGAGGCTGCCCTTCATGGTGATCCAGCCGATGATGCCATACCGACGGGCAATCGCATCGCGCGCATGATCCGTTCCGGGTCCATCCAAAATCTCCGCCTTTGCGGCTACGGGCTCACCCTTGGGATTGCCACGAGCATCACACGCGGCAATCGTCACTGACGGATTTCGCTTGATCCGCTTCACTTTGTACGAATCGGTGACCGTCCACATCAACAACTGCTCACCGTCGGGCGCAGCCCACAACGGTGTTGCGACGGGTGTGCCGTCTTTGCGGAAGGTGGTCAGCAAGACGTATTTGGATTCGGTCACTCGTTTGAAGTCTGGGTTCACCCCTCGAGGATAGGTGTGTGCACCAACAATCAGGCAACTAGAGACGTCAGATAATCCCCAGCGACCGCATCACCGGTCTGATAATTGACCATTTGTCCGATAAATACCGACATTGGGCACCTTCGCCCAATCTCGGTGCATGAGAAAAACCAACCTCGAGCTATTCTTTCGTTAACTGTATTTACGAGGCTTCTGGAGTCGATTTTTTCATCATGCAGCGTCGAAATTTCTTGAAGGCAGCCGGAGTCGGCGTGGCGGTTACCGCTACGACAACGCTCACATCCACCGCGGTCGGGCACGCAGCACCATCGCCGCGGCACGCACTACCCATGGGCGCCGATCACTACCGCAACCTGGTTCCCGAGCTGTTCGTTCCGTCTCCGCCGGCGCCGGCTCATTCGGAAGCCATCGTGATCGGCTCCGGATTCGGTGCCAGCGCGACGGCACTGCGCCTCGCGCAGAACGGCACTGCGGTCACGGTATTGGAGCGAGGTTTGCGCTGGCCACGGGATCCGCTTCGCGAAATCCACACTTCCGACCTCCTCGCTGACGGCCGTGGTGTGTTCCGCCGGACGTCGTTCACCAACCTCACCGGCCTGCCAGTGGTCTGCGACTACTTCAGTGGAGTTCTCGACGCCACCGACTACGAGAACATCTCGGTCTGGCGTGGAGCTGCCGTCGGCGGCGGTTCCGTCATCTTCACCGGTGTGATGATTGCGCCGGAGCGGCGATTCTTCGACGCTGTCTTCGGTAACTCGTT
Proteins encoded:
- a CDS encoding PPOX class F420-dependent oxidoreductase, coding for MNPDFKRVTESKYVLLTTFRKDGTPVATPLWAAPDGEQLLMWTVTDSYKVKRIKRNPSVTIAACDARGNPKGEPVAAKAEILDGPGTDHARDAIARRYGIIGWITMKGSLLRRGKTGTIGLAIIAA